From the Coffea eugenioides isolate CCC68of chromosome 1, Ceug_1.0, whole genome shotgun sequence genome, the window TGTCGGTGATGAAGTGCAAGAGGTTCCACCTCCTCGAATGAGGGAAATTTCAATGAATGAGGCTGGTACATCATTAGgtaaaggaaagagaaaaaccACTGCCCCTACAGGTATTCGTGCTTTCTTTAAGGGTGGACGTGATAGTGCTCAACCTACTATCAAAGCTTGTTTGCAAAGTAAGGATAAATGGCAAAATACTGATATGGCCATTGCTCTTTGGTTCTATGATGCATGTATTCCCATTAATGCTGTTAATtctccattttttcaaaaagctATCGATCAAATTGCATCAATGGGTCATGGTTATAAAGCTCCATCTTATCATTCTTTGCGAGTCACTTTGTTGCGAGATGCTAAGAAAGATGTGCAGTTAGTTGTTGATTCATTTCGAAATACTTGGGCTGAAACTGGATGCACTATAATGGGTGATGGATGGAAAGATAGTAGACAAAGACCATTGATTAATTTTCTGGTTTATTGTCCTAAGGGTATATCTTTTATCAAGTCTATAGATGCATCGGACATTGTGACAAATGCAGAAAATTTGTGCAATCTGTTTGTTGAAATTGTTGAAATGGTTGGTTCAAAAAATGTGGTGCATTTAGTCACTGATAATGCTAGCAATTATAAGGCTGCTGGAACtttattaaatgaaagataTCCAACTATTTGCTGGTCTCCATGTGCTGCCCATTGTATCAATTTGATTTTGAAGGATATTGGTGAAATGGGTACTGTTAAATCTCTAGTGGCTCTTGCTGCTACAGTAACTGTTTTTGTGTATAATCATAAATATGTTCTAAATTGGCTGAGAAAAACTAATGGGTGGAGGGAGATTATTCGTCCGGGGGAGACTCGATTTGCCACCACTTTTATTGCACTAAAGAGCTTACATGATCACAAAGACAGCTTACAAGCTTTAGTCACTAGCGGAGATTACAAAAAGTTCTTGAAAATGAACAAAGGAAAAGAGGTCAAACAAATTGTTTTGGATGATAGATTTTGGAATAATTGTTTGATTACGGTGAGAATAATGGGTCCTATTATTCGGTTGTTGAGAGTTTGTGACACTGATGAAAGGCCTTCTTTGGGGTATGTGTATGAAGGTATGTTTAGAGCAATTACTGGAATCAAGAAGTTGTTCAGGAGTAGTGAAAGACTATATAAGCCTTACATTGATATCATCAATGACCGATGGGATAGGATGTTGAGGAAAAATTTGCATGCTACGGCATATTTTTTAAATCCCGCTTTTCAATATGACACTGCCACATTCTCTACACATCCAGAAATTACAAATGGTTTGTTGGATTACATAGAATCAAAGGTGGATTGGTGTAGTGTGGAAAATTTAACAAGAGAAATTGGAATGTATCGAGAGCGGGAGGGAAGTTTTGGCAGAAAACTTGCTATTCTTACTAGCAAGAAAGATAGACCAggtaatttatatttttctagcatttgaatctctctaatatatatatatatatatctaatttataaatattttgtttatatttaaattttgaatatgACAGAGAATTGGTGGAAGCTCTTTGGTTGTGATGCTCCCAACTTACAAAAACTTGCAATTCGGGTTTTGAGTCAAACAGCTTCTTCTTCAGGATGTGAGCGTAATTGGAGTGTTTTTGAACGTATTCAtactaagaaaaggaataggTTGGAGCATCAAAGGCTCAATGATCTTGTATATGTGCATTACAATTTGCGTTTGCAGTATAGGTATATGTAAAtggtttatttttataaatgacatttcattctttttaagaaaatattttagTACTAACTAAATGTATAtggtgtgtgtatatatatatatatgttgtagGCATAATCAGCAAAAGAGATCGTATGATCCCGTTGATTATGAGTCAATTGATAAAACAGAATTTTGGGTGGttgaagaagaacaagaaggGGAGCTTGATTATGAGGAGTTAGAGGAAGAGCTTGAAGAACTTCCAATTCATGGTCAATGTTCAAATTCTGAACAACTTGAAGGTTAGTTTGACATAAATCATTAGTTTGATGCAAAAATAAAGCTAGTATGATATGATATTCAATTGTTGaatatgtatataattaaaTATGTTGATTTTTTAGATAATGAAGATGAAGCAGAAGATGTTGATTTAGAAACATTTCAGCGTCGAAACTTTTttaatgatgaagatgatgattgGCATTAAATGTTCAAATGGTAATTGGTATAGAATTATTTgtactcttttatttttatttttaagatttcTATCAGTTGGTGTGATGAAACTAATATGATTTTATACTTTTATCACTTGTCAGTGATTCATATAATGGTCTTGGATGATCATGATGACTTGTCAAGATGGCTTTTTTTGAAGCTTTGTTGTCCCAGAATTATGAAGAAGATTATAGAAGCTTCAGAAATTGGGCTCGTTTGGACCTTTTGATTGTTTTCTAGACTTGTAttgttttttgttaattttaatatttagaCAATTGGACATGTAAGTTTCATAACTATGTTAATTGTGTTAATTGTTGGATATTGCTCTTATATTTATTGTGGTTCAGCATTTATATTTTATTCTATGCATAGGTGTGTGTgtctataaatatatatatatatatatatatttatttatttattgaaccccggttgaaccggtccgaccggttgaacctcgaccctttcacctCACCGGTTCGATTGACGGTCCGGGTTTGAAAACATTGGTCCGGAGTTGATACGAGGCGACGGAGACAATTTCTGAGGAGACGGCAAATTGGAAAGTGGCGGAGGAAACAGGCATGGGTCCCACCTATTCATGGTGACACTTATGTGATGACGACGTTGACCCTGGCCCCCTTTAACAAATACGTACTAGTACTATTATTCAAATAATCATTCATTCATGAGCCAGGACTGGACTCTGGACTGGAGATCTAACTAAAGCAGTTGCACATTGCGCATGTCATAGGTTGTAGGCCAATGCCACACAAGTAGTGTGTCTGAGTCTCCGTTCGAGAATTATGTTGGTGGATAATTCGTAAAGATTTTATATTAATGGTTAATTTGTAAgaatttatttaaataatttataattttgaaAGTATGCTCAAATTTGAGAACACGGTCAAACTCTTGACAGTAGTCTGAGTTGAACTTAACTAAATTGTTTCCTTATATATAAGAGTGAGTTTGATCAAAAGGAAGGTTTGAATTTCAATTGCATGGATAGaagttttttgaaaatataaaataattgtataactttttaaaaacttttgatACAACTAAAGACAACATGTGTTTGAATATGTTTATCGAAATGCCCTCATTTTGATACATTTAAAGTTTTGATTTATGAAGACATTTGAGTATTTCTGGAATATGGAATTATTTTACAATAATTTTTGTATCGAATACAATTTATATAAGTTTATGTATTGGTGTAATTACTGAAATAGTGTCATAAACACATTTAATTGAAGTGTGGCTTTTGTTGTGCAATTACACGTTGCTATAACTAACAGTTGAAGGATGTTCCTTTGTTTGAAACAACTTATGTCTGCTCTTGGGCGATTTTTAACTAACATCTATAAGGAACTTTTGGAAAtgataaaattataaaagtattgATAAAGTAAGGTGTACAAATATATGCTGCAATTAAAAtgtattattattaattttatcatatttaatgactattttttttaaaatatactattatttgtcaaataaaaaattctcTTTAATTACATGCACAAAACACCCGCGCGATGCTTGGGCACTTTTTCGTTAatattaaaataagaaaaagaaaaagaaaaagaagccgTAGGCCAATGCCATCATGGGCATTATATGTACGTGTATGTCATGTACAGGACATGTAGCCATTTGTTTCTGATGACATGAACTCCTTAGCATGCatttattttctcaatgattTAGAGATAAAAGGAAGCTTCCGGAAAGAGGGGTAAAAGTAAATATAGTGGAAAGTAGTTGTCTTCTTGTTTGGACAGATGCGTTATACAAACAGTTGGATGCTTGGGTTCATCTGTTCATCAAGCTTAATACTAGTTTGTGTATTTCATAAACCTAACCAATTTGTGTATATTTTTACAGGTTCattttataaataaaagcgataaaaatatcaaaattcaaattaGCTTTCTGATACATTTTGCAACTCTAACCAAATTTTAATTGTAGGAGAGAATCAAACAACGGTTCTTCAGTGATCGATCAAACAAAATTTTGTTAGGagttgttttttttctttctttttggtttaaaaaaaaGCTCAAACCCTTACAAAAGgacagaaaaattcaaattagAGATCTCAGGATCGCTATGACAATAATACTTGTAATAGTCTTCAATTCTAATCgtgaattttgaagaaaatgaggcAAAACTCTTGAGGTTCGGAGTTGGAAATTTCGAGATACAAAACATTTTAAAGCAAATCAGTGGCTCTGGGGGAGCAAATTGAGCATTACTTGAGATTAAAAATGGCAAGGAAAATGGTAAATGAAGCTTAAAATCTCCGGAAAATGTTTGGCTTCATTAGTGTGTGTGAATATTTTTTGGCTTAATCAGTGCAAGTGTCAGTGGATGGTAAGTCATAAACCTCAGTCGGATGGTAACACAACTTTTAACAGAGAGTCTCAAGACCATGCAATGCTCATAATACGCACACAACTTGCTGCTCCAAAGAGAAAAGGCAATTAAATTTGATGGAACTTTTGTTAATcgataagaaacaaaagagaGTTATGTTGATTAGATTCCAAATCCATGTGATTGTGGGGCTT encodes:
- the LOC113773161 gene encoding uncharacterized protein LOC113773161, producing MREISMNEAGTSLGKGKRKTTAPTGIRAFFKGGRDSAQPTIKACLQSKDKWQNTDMAIALWFYDACIPINAVNSPFFQKAIDQIASMGHGYKAPSYHSLRVTLLRDAKKDVQLVVDSFRNTWAETGCTIMGDGWKDSRQRPLINFLVYCPKGISFIKSIDASDIVTNAENLCNLFVEIVEMVGSKNVVHLVTDNASNYKAAGTLLNERYPTICWSPCAAHCINLILKDIGEMGTVKSLVALAATVTVFVYNHKYVLNWLRKTNGWREIIRPGETRFATTFIALKSLHDHKDSLQALVTSGDYKKFLKMNKGKEVKQIVLDDRFWNNCLITVRIMGPIIRLLRVCDTDERPSLGYVYEGMFRAITGIKKLFRSSERLYKPYIDIINDRWDRMLRKNLHATAYFLNPAFQYDTATFSTHPEITNGLLDYIESKVDWCSVENLTREIGMYREREGSFGRKLAILTSKKDRPENWWKLFGCDAPNLQKLAIRVLSQTASSSGCERNWSVFERIHTKKRNRLEHQRLNDLVYVHYNLRLQYRHNQQKRSYDPVDYESIDKTEFWVVEEEQEGELDYEELEEELEELPIHGQCSNSEQLEDNEDEAEDVDLETFQRRNFFNDEDDDWH